The Helianthus annuus cultivar XRQ/B chromosome 16, HanXRQr2.0-SUNRISE, whole genome shotgun sequence genome includes a window with the following:
- the LOC110917813 gene encoding ent-kaurene synthase, chloroplastic has translation MNITITQSMTGPLSITKPYRSWALSAIHTAPSHVGQANPTNLAIDTTKERIRKLFNHVDLSVSSYDTAWVAMVPSPSSPKSPCFPECLNWLVDNQLDDGSWGLVNHIRTHPLLKDSLSSTLACIVALKRWNVGEDQINKGLRFIESNLASATDKSQPSPFGFDIIFPGMLEYAQQLNINLRSKQTDFTLMLHERDLELKRCHSNEMEAYLAYNSEGLGNLYDWHMVKKYQMKNGSVFNSPSATAAAFINRQDTGCLNYLTSLLDKFGNAVPTVYPLDLYIRLSMVDTLERLGIARHFSVEIKNVLDETYRCWVERDEQIFMDVVTCALAFRLLRINGYEVSPDPLEEITNEGAFKDEYAALEVYNASQILYPKELSFGEQILKSGDFLRRITSTDSNRLSTFIQKEAENALKVPFNTGIERINVKRYIYHYDVDHTRILKTTYRSSNISNEDYLKFAVEDFNSCQSIYLEEMKGFKRWIAETKLDQLTFAREKSAYCYFTAAATLPAPELSDARLSWAKNSILTAITDDFIDGGATIDESINLVYCVEKWNVDVDKDCCSETVRILFSAIKDAICWMGDAGFKWQERDVTSHVTQIWLDLLNSMLTEAIWRRDAYTPTMDEYMKNASVSFALGPIVLNTLYFVGPKLSEEIVESSEYHNIFDQMSVMGRLLNDIYSFMREIKEELNAIELQLRNGESATGEEEIIKEITTVIKNMRKEIMKLVTEEKGSIVPRACKDVFLNMSNVLSLFYATDDGFTGDAILGIVKDTFYEPLS, from the exons ATGAACATTACAATTACACAAAGCATGACTGGCCCTTTGTCAATTACCAAACCGTATCGATCATGGGCTCTGTCAGCTATTCATACAG CACCATCTCATGTTGGACAAGCTAATCCCACCAATCTG GCCATTGATACAACAAAAGAAAGAATCCGAAAACTGTTCAACCATGTGGACCTTTCGGTTTCTTCATACGACACGGCCTGGGTAGCCATGGTCCCTTCTCCTAGCTCACCCAAATCCCCTTGTTTCCCCGAGTGTCTTAACTGGTTAGTTGATAATCAGCTTGATGATGGTTCATGGGGTCTCGTTAATCACATTCGTACTCATCCGTTACTTAAAGATTCCCTCTCTTCAACGTTAGCATGTATTGTTGCATTAAAACGATGGAATGTTGGGGAAGACCAAATTAATAAAG GTCTACGTTTTATCGAGTCGAATCTTGCTTCAGCTACGGACAAAAGTCAACCATCTCCCTTTGGTTTTGACATCATATTTCCCGGTATGCTGGAGTATGCGCAACAGTTGAACATAAACCTACGTTCAAAACAGACAGATTTTACTTTAATGCTACATGAGAGAGATTTGGAGCTAAAAAG ATGTCATTCAAATGAGATGGAAGCATACCTGGCATATAATTCAGAAGGACTTGGGAACTTATATGATTGGCATATGGTGAAGAAATATCAGATGaaaaacggttctgttttcaacTCACCATCAGCAACCGCAGCTGCGTTTATTAATCGTCAAGATACCGGTTGTCTTAATTATCTAACTTCGCTTTTGGACAAGTTTGGTAATGCAG TCCCAACAGTTTATCCTCTTGATTTATATATCCGGCTTTCCATGGTTGATACACTTGAAAGATTAGGAATCGCACGCCATTTCAGTGTGGAAATTAAAAATGTTTTAGACGAAACATACAG ATGTTGGGTGGAGAGGGATGAGCAAATATTCATGGATGTTGTAACTTGTGCTTTAGCCTTTCGGTTATTAAGGATCAATGGGTATGAAGTATCTCCAG ATCCATTGGAAGAAATTACTAATGAAGGAGCATTCAAAGACGAATATGCAGCTCTTGAAGTGTATAATGCATCACAGATTTTATACCCAAAGGAATTATCTTTTGGAGAACAAATCTTGAAGTCGGGTGATTTCCTCAGAAGGATAACATCCACTGATTCAAACAGGCTCTCTACATTTATTCAAAAAGAG GCGGAGAATGCTCTTAAGGTTCCCTTTAATACCGGTATAGAACGCATAAACGTTAAACGATATATATATCATTACGATGTGGACCATACAAGAATTTTGAAAACTACATATCG ATCATCAAATATCAGCAACGAGGATTACCTAAAGTTTGCAGTTGAAGATTTTAACTCCTGCCAATCTATTTACCTAGAAGAAATGAAAGGTTTTAAAAG GTGGATAGCAGAGACAAAACTGGACCAGCTCACGTTTGCTAGGGAAAAGTCAGCCTACTGTTATTTCACTGCTGCTGCAACACTACCAGCTCCTGAGTTATCGGATGCCCGTCTTTCATGGGCTAAAAATAGCATCCTTACTGCAATAACTGATGACTTTATTGATGGTGGTGCTACTATCGACGAATCGATCAACCTAGTTTACTGTGTTGAAAA ATGGAATGTAGATGTTGACAAAGATTGTTGTTCAGAGACAGTTCGAATTCTATTCTCAGCAATAAAAGATGCGATATGTTGGATGGGAGACGCTGGTTTCAAGTGGCAAGAACGAGACGTAACAAGCCATGTTACTCAAATT TGGCTGGATCTGTTGAATAGTATGTTGACGGAAGCTATATGGAGAAGAGATGCTTATACACCAACAATGGATGAATATATGAAAAATGCTTCCGTGTCGTTTGCATTAGGCCCGATTGTACTGAACACTCTGTACTTTGTGGGACCCAAGTTGTCAGAGGAGATTGTCGAAAGCTCTGAGTATCATAACATATTTGACCAAATGAGCGTTATGGGTCGGCTTCTGAATGATATCTATAGCTTCATG AGAGAAATTAAGGAAGAACTAAATGCTATAGAATTGCAGTTGAGGAATGGAGAAAGTGCAACTGGGGAAGAAGAGATTATAAAGGAGATCACGACGGTGATAAAGAACATGAGGAAAGAGATTATGAAATTAGTCACGGAAGAAAAAGGAAGCATTGTTCCTAGAGCTTGTAAAGACGTATTTTTGAACATGAGTAATGTATTGAGTCTTTTTTATGCAACGGATGATGGGTTTACTGGAGACGCGATTCTTGGTATTGTGAAGGACACCTTTTACGAGCCGTTGAGTTGA